A single genomic interval of Polaribacter vadi harbors:
- a CDS encoding T9SS type A sorting domain-containing protein, which produces MINRVNINSQNRFKNKVFKVIFFLGIFSSYFGFSQNPVVKIDFDQAGRNASEVNQVGYTPWIIAGATSASKTENGVTFTVTKFGGFGSQISSSWFKTGIQASTEGKLVNDGITVKDGNADQGGQIEFNISGLQAGEHSLLVFLNQTSSDTFTYSPIDVSVDGNLVEDNLVPTVRAANSAEAKSVYLIFTAQANTDVVLLFSAETSGTEDVKNVLINGFELNTPNIFDQATDPIPTLNDEHVELSSGGTLLEWTPANSAITQNIYFGTDETAVDNADISSPEYKGKQDNTANGYQVNNLYTGETYFWRIDEIASNGKITKGNLWRFRPAQLAFPEAEGYGRFARGGRGGKVVVVTNLNDSGPGSLRTAVTNDIGPRIIVFAVSGIITLQSRLVLNNPYITIAGQTAPGKGITIKGSSLGSGSNDNIIQNIRVRLGYNYNGDSGGMGLLGGYNIFDHCSISWATDEALSSRNASDITFQRSLISEALNKANHPNYPNGIVEHGYAASIGGNIGSFHHNLLAHNYGRNWSLAGGLDGSGFFAGRLDIRNNVVYNWGSRTTDGGAKEVNFVGNYYKPGPGIQLKRYALTMDHEDNFGGMQRAFFDANVMPGYFDETNQEYGRRSRVGNGITVDYETFVDAPFFPSYVTTQSAKEAYKIVLSDVGCNYPVFDDHDTRMVNETLNGTYTVTGSRTNKKGFPDTADDYSYEDYPFITRAADWDSDNDGLPNWWETIIGTNINSTAGDFSDTNADDNMDGYTNLDYYLQWMNQPHYSSVSGETINIDLQKLSRGFTDGVSYTISDVVNGTANLSDNMVAFIPNVTGFGSFNFTVLDSEGHSMTRKVNTLNGYDISLSVNKNEVDNIKIWPIPSSGLFSIQMSNNNSKSEFIVYDILGKQISKGVIEANAVKQVKINAKGIFILKIVDAATKQMLRTQKIIVE; this is translated from the coding sequence ATGATAAATAGAGTTAATATTAATAGTCAAAATAGATTTAAAAATAAGGTATTTAAAGTCATCTTTTTTTTAGGGATATTCTCTAGCTATTTTGGGTTTTCACAAAATCCTGTAGTTAAAATTGATTTTGATCAAGCAGGCAGAAATGCCTCAGAAGTAAATCAAGTAGGTTATACACCTTGGATTATAGCAGGTGCAACATCTGCTAGTAAAACAGAAAATGGAGTAACTTTTACCGTTACAAAGTTTGGTGGTTTTGGAAGCCAAATAAGTTCTTCTTGGTTTAAAACGGGTATACAAGCTTCTACAGAAGGCAAATTGGTAAATGATGGAATTACTGTAAAAGACGGAAATGCAGACCAAGGTGGACAAATAGAATTTAATATTAGTGGTTTACAAGCTGGCGAACATTCTTTACTTGTTTTTTTAAATCAAACGTCTAGTGATACTTTTACCTATAGCCCCATAGATGTTTCTGTTGATGGAAATTTAGTAGAAGATAATTTAGTGCCAACTGTAAGAGCAGCAAATTCTGCTGAAGCAAAATCAGTATATTTAATCTTTACTGCACAAGCAAATACAGATGTTGTACTTCTTTTTTCTGCAGAAACTTCTGGAACTGAAGATGTGAAAAATGTATTAATTAATGGTTTTGAATTAAATACACCAAATATTTTTGATCAAGCTACAGATCCAATTCCAACACTTAATGATGAGCATGTAGAGTTATCATCTGGAGGTACTTTGTTAGAATGGACTCCTGCAAATAGCGCTATTACTCAAAATATTTATTTTGGAACTGATGAAACTGCCGTAGATAATGCTGATATATCATCGCCAGAATATAAAGGAAAACAAGACAATACAGCTAATGGTTACCAAGTTAATAACTTATACACAGGAGAAACTTATTTTTGGAGAATTGATGAAATTGCCTCCAATGGAAAAATTACAAAAGGAAATTTATGGAGGTTTCGTCCTGCACAATTGGCATTTCCAGAAGCAGAAGGTTATGGTAGATTTGCACGTGGTGGACGTGGTGGAAAAGTAGTTGTAGTAACTAATTTAAATGATAGTGGTCCTGGAAGTTTACGAACAGCAGTTACCAATGATATTGGTCCAAGAATCATCGTTTTTGCAGTATCTGGTATAATTACTCTTCAATCTCGTTTGGTTTTAAATAATCCATACATCACTATTGCAGGACAAACTGCACCAGGAAAAGGAATAACCATTAAAGGAAGTTCTTTAGGATCAGGAAGTAATGATAATATCATCCAAAATATTAGAGTAAGATTAGGTTACAATTATAATGGAGATTCTGGAGGTATGGGCTTACTGGGAGGCTATAATATTTTTGATCATTGTTCAATTAGCTGGGCAACAGATGAAGCTTTAAGTTCTAGAAACGCATCCGACATTACCTTTCAACGTTCTTTAATTTCAGAGGCTTTAAATAAAGCAAACCACCCAAATTATCCTAACGGAATTGTAGAACATGGTTACGCTGCTTCTATAGGTGGTAATATTGGTAGTTTTCATCATAATTTATTAGCCCATAACTATGGTAGAAACTGGAGTTTAGCAGGTGGTTTAGATGGTAGTGGTTTTTTTGCTGGAAGATTAGATATTAGAAATAATGTAGTTTATAATTGGGGTTCTAGAACCACAGATGGTGGTGCAAAAGAAGTAAATTTTGTTGGTAATTATTACAAACCAGGACCAGGTATTCAATTAAAAAGATACGCATTAACTATGGATCATGAAGATAATTTTGGCGGAATGCAAAGAGCCTTTTTTGATGCAAATGTAATGCCAGGTTACTTTGACGAAACGAACCAAGAATATGGTAGAAGATCTCGTGTTGGAAATGGTATTACTGTAGATTACGAAACTTTTGTAGATGCGCCATTTTTCCCTTCATATGTAACAACACAATCTGCAAAAGAAGCTTATAAAATTGTACTTTCTGATGTAGGTTGTAATTATCCAGTTTTTGATGACCATGATACAAGAATGGTAAATGAAACTTTAAACGGAACTTACACTGTAACAGGCAGTAGAACTAATAAAAAAGGTTTTCCTGATACTGCAGATGATTATTCTTATGAAGATTATCCTTTTATAACAAGAGCTGCAGATTGGGATTCAGATAATGATGGTTTGCCAAATTGGTGGGAAACAATTATTGGTACAAATATAAATTCTACTGCTGGAGATTTTTCTGATACAAATGCAGATGATAATATGGATGGTTATACAAACCTAGATTACTATTTACAATGGATGAATCAACCACATTATAGTTCTGTTTCTGGAGAAACAATAAATATCGATTTACAAAAGCTTTCTAGAGGTTTTACAGATGGTGTGTCTTATACAATTTCTGATGTTGTAAATGGAACAGCAAATTTGTCTGACAATATGGTAGCATTTATACCAAATGTAACTGGTTTTGGTTCTTTTAATTTTACTGTTTTAGATTCAGAAGGACATAGTATGACACGAAAAGTAAATACTTTAAACGGTTATGATATTTCATTATCTGTAAATAAAAATGAGGTAGATAATATTAAAATATGGCCGATTCCAAGTTCAGGTTTATTTTCTATTCAAATGTCAAATAACAATTCAAAATCTGAATTTATAGTTTACGATATTTTAGGAAAACAAATATCAAAGGGAGTTATTGAAGCAAATGCTGTAAAACAAGTGAAAATTAATGCAAAAGGTATTTTTATTTTAAAAATAGTAGATGCTGCTACAAAACAAATGTTGCGTACACAAAAAATTATAGTTGAATAA
- a CDS encoding L-rhamnose/proton symporter RhaT, with translation MSAPNSLLGTLLHAVGGISAASCYLPSTKTKGWSWNTFWLAQSVFAWFLVPLLLAWLTVPNFFSIIAEAPSKPLWMAFLLGGIYGFGGMSFGKAINNIGYSLTYTLAIGISAVVGTVMPLMVFGGLEDFFTKPGGSIVLLGMALSIVGVVICGWAGFKKEKDINAENLNKAGFNMMLGLILSIIAGVLSGVFNLSLEYGQPIADMAAENGAGNFEGNAKLVVSTMGCFVVNVVWYIIASVKQKTIREFLPNKNNKKTKRPLYKNWLLSSLAGTLWSLQFFFYGLGHVKMGEYQFASWVLHMSMLIFFSYIVGVIMKEWNNVKKGTYTLLIIGLVVLIVSFCVTSYGSS, from the coding sequence ATGAGTGCACCAAATTCTTTATTAGGAACACTACTGCATGCAGTTGGAGGTATTTCTGCAGCAAGTTGTTATTTGCCAAGTACTAAAACCAAAGGTTGGTCTTGGAATACTTTTTGGTTGGCGCAATCTGTTTTTGCTTGGTTTTTAGTTCCCTTACTATTGGCATGGTTAACAGTGCCAAACTTCTTTTCAATTATAGCAGAAGCACCGTCAAAACCACTTTGGATGGCATTTTTGTTAGGAGGAATTTACGGTTTTGGAGGCATGTCTTTTGGAAAAGCAATTAATAATATAGGCTATTCTTTAACGTATACTTTAGCTATTGGTATTTCTGCAGTTGTAGGTACTGTTATGCCATTGATGGTTTTTGGAGGTTTAGAAGATTTTTTTACCAAACCAGGAGGTAGCATTGTTTTATTAGGAATGGCTTTATCTATTGTAGGTGTTGTTATTTGTGGGTGGGCAGGTTTTAAAAAAGAAAAGGATATTAATGCAGAAAACTTAAACAAAGCAGGTTTTAATATGATGTTAGGTTTAATACTTAGCATCATTGCAGGTGTACTTTCAGGAGTTTTTAATTTGTCTTTAGAATATGGGCAACCAATTGCAGATATGGCTGCAGAAAACGGAGCAGGTAATTTTGAAGGAAATGCAAAATTAGTAGTTTCTACAATGGGGTGTTTTGTTGTTAATGTGGTATGGTATATAATAGCAAGTGTAAAACAAAAAACGATTAGAGAGTTTTTGCCAAATAAAAACAATAAAAAAACAAAAAGGCCTCTTTATAAAAATTGGTTGCTATCATCTTTAGCAGGAACTTTGTGGAGTTTACAGTTTTTTTTCTACGGATTAGGACATGTAAAAATGGGAGAATATCAGTTTGCAAGCTGGGTTTTACACATGTCTATGCTTATTTTCTTCAGTTACATTGTTGGTGTAATTATGAAAGAATGGAACAACGTTAAAAAAGGAACTTATACTTTATTAATTATTGGGTTAGTCGTTTTAATTGTTTCATTTTGTGTAACAAGTTATGGTAGTTCTTAA
- a CDS encoding MaoC/PaaZ C-terminal domain-containing protein: MYFKSTFFEEYLLNEKRVTLGRTITETDFVVHAGHTGDFFPHHMDEEWCKTQPFGQRIAHGTMIFSIGIGLTASEINPEAFSKGYDRLRFVKPVHIGDTIHSEITISKKGEAKRPEMGTVTEHVEIINQKGEVVLVCDHLLLVKKKS, from the coding sequence ATGTATTTTAAATCAACATTTTTTGAAGAGTATCTACTAAACGAAAAAAGAGTTACGTTAGGAAGAACCATAACAGAAACCGATTTTGTAGTTCATGCGGGTCATACAGGAGATTTTTTTCCACATCATATGGATGAAGAATGGTGTAAAACACAACCTTTTGGGCAGAGAATTGCACATGGAACTATGATTTTTAGTATCGGAATTGGTTTAACTGCTTCAGAAATTAATCCAGAAGCTTTTTCTAAAGGATATGATCGATTGCGTTTTGTAAAGCCAGTTCATATTGGTGATACTATTCATTCAGAAATTACTATATCAAAAAAAGGTGAAGCTAAAAGACCAGAAATGGGAACTGTTACAGAGCATGTAGAAATCATCAACCAAAAAGGAGAAGTAGTTCTAGTTTGTGATCATTTACTGCTTGTAAAAAAGAAATCTTAA
- a CDS encoding Gfo/Idh/MocA family protein produces the protein MNVTYKPLLPETEQPIIIIGASGIVKDAHLPAYKMAGFKVFGITNRTTFKAHAMAESHNIPHVFENVAEAVKKAPKNAVYDITVLPDQYIDILEQLPNGAAVLIQKPMGNDYKQAKDIVAVCERKNLVAAINFQLRFASFVSAARNMIDQGLIGDLYDLEFKVTVNTPWELFPVIKQHPRLEILFHSVHYIDCIRSFLGNPKRVMARTTKHPLKDLSSCRSTIILDYGDIMSVKINTNHDHDFGTKNQESYIKWEGTKGAIKAKMGLLMNYPDGLPDAFEYIIKEDNNENDWKSLNLEGSWFPEAFIGTMSNLMRFKEGSDKILHASVQDVLETMKVVEACYKSNASGGVLITEL, from the coding sequence ATGAATGTTACTTACAAACCTTTATTACCAGAGACAGAACAACCTATCATTATTATTGGTGCGAGTGGTATTGTAAAAGATGCACATTTGCCAGCTTATAAAATGGCAGGATTTAAGGTTTTCGGAATAACAAATCGAACTACATTTAAAGCACATGCAATGGCAGAAAGTCATAACATTCCACATGTTTTTGAAAATGTTGCTGAAGCCGTAAAAAAAGCACCCAAAAATGCAGTATATGATATCACTGTATTGCCAGATCAATATATTGATATTTTAGAGCAATTGCCAAATGGAGCAGCAGTACTTATTCAAAAACCAATGGGTAATGACTATAAACAAGCTAAAGATATTGTAGCTGTTTGTGAGCGTAAAAATTTAGTAGCGGCAATCAATTTTCAACTGCGCTTTGCATCGTTTGTAAGTGCTGCTAGAAATATGATTGATCAAGGACTTATAGGCGATTTATACGATCTAGAATTTAAAGTCACCGTAAATACACCTTGGGAATTATTCCCCGTAATTAAACAGCATCCGCGTCTAGAAATTCTGTTTCACAGTGTGCATTATATTGATTGTATTCGTTCGTTTTTGGGAAATCCAAAAAGAGTTATGGCAAGAACTACAAAACATCCTTTAAAAGATTTGTCATCTTGTCGTTCTACAATAATCTTAGATTATGGTGATATTATGAGCGTGAAAATAAACACCAATCATGATCATGATTTTGGAACAAAAAATCAAGAAAGTTATATAAAATGGGAAGGCACAAAAGGAGCAATTAAAGCAAAAATGGGTTTATTGATGAATTATCCTGATGGTTTGCCTGATGCTTTTGAATATATTATTAAAGAAGATAATAATGAAAATGACTGGAAAAGTTTAAATCTAGAAGGATCTTGGTTTCCAGAGGCTTTTATTGGCACAATGTCTAATTTAATGCGTTTTAAAGAAGGTTCAGATAAAATATTACATGCTAGTGTTCAGGATGTTTTAGAGACTATGAAAGTAGTAGAAGCTTGTTATAAAAGTAATGCATCAGGAGGCGTTTTAATAACAGAATTATAA
- a CDS encoding extracellular solute-binding protein, with protein MEKIRIAVRKFDPFETTLQKLWDTFCLENKISIEAEMIPLELHDLYEEALAKKGLKNGDWDIAHINTDWIFDAVNSNAIENLSPLISQNPPQNFPEGWHKSLLHLQEINNQVYGLPFHDGPECLIYRKDLFENETEQINFKNQYGYDLQPPKTWQQFTDIAAFFNRPEQNLYGCVFANFPDGHNMVFDFCLHLWTRGGSLLDKNNQININQPSAVKALDFYRNIVNNKKTTHPKSKDFGSVEAGMAFATGEAAMAINWFGFASMCEIIDESKVKGKVDITELPHNENHKSASLNVYWLYTIGSGSKHKKIAYNFLRFATTAESDKLLTNEGGIGCRKSTWNDTEVNKTIPYYHKLSMLHENALTLPQTPLWPKVAALIDIMVLEAINGNLSSATLLEETQNNIQKIL; from the coding sequence ATGGAGAAGATAAGAATAGCTGTTCGGAAATTTGATCCTTTTGAAACTACACTTCAAAAGCTTTGGGATACTTTTTGTTTAGAAAACAAGATCTCTATAGAAGCCGAAATGATTCCTTTAGAGCTTCACGATTTATACGAAGAAGCACTTGCTAAAAAGGGTTTAAAAAATGGCGATTGGGATATTGCTCATATTAATACCGATTGGATTTTTGATGCAGTAAACTCAAATGCTATCGAAAATTTATCACCATTAATCAGTCAAAACCCACCTCAAAATTTCCCTGAAGGTTGGCACAAATCTTTACTTCATCTACAAGAAATTAATAATCAAGTTTACGGCTTACCTTTTCACGATGGTCCAGAATGTTTAATTTATAGAAAAGATTTATTTGAAAACGAAACGGAGCAAATCAATTTTAAAAATCAATATGGATACGATTTACAACCACCAAAAACGTGGCAACAATTCACAGATATAGCAGCGTTTTTTAATCGCCCAGAACAAAATCTATATGGTTGTGTCTTTGCCAATTTTCCTGATGGGCATAATATGGTGTTCGATTTTTGTCTGCATTTATGGACAAGAGGTGGTTCTTTATTAGATAAAAATAATCAAATCAACATCAATCAACCATCAGCTGTTAAAGCACTCGATTTTTATAGAAATATTGTTAATAATAAGAAAACAACACACCCTAAATCAAAAGATTTTGGTTCGGTAGAAGCAGGTATGGCATTTGCAACAGGCGAAGCTGCTATGGCCATAAACTGGTTCGGTTTTGCTTCGATGTGTGAAATTATAGACGAATCAAAAGTAAAAGGAAAGGTTGATATTACTGAACTACCTCATAATGAAAATCACAAATCAGCATCCTTAAACGTCTATTGGTTATATACCATAGGTTCAGGTAGTAAGCATAAAAAAATAGCATATAATTTTTTACGATTTGCAACCACAGCAGAAAGTGATAAATTGTTAACCAACGAAGGTGGCATTGGTTGTAGAAAATCTACATGGAATGATACAGAAGTGAATAAAACGATTCCTTATTATCATAAATTAAGTATGTTGCATGAGAATGCATTAACACTTCCACAAACTCCTTTATGGCCAAAAGTTGCAGCGTTAATTGATATTATGGTTTTAGAAGCCATCAATGGAAATTTATCATCAGCTACACTTTTAGAAGAAACACAGAATAACATCCAAAAAATTTTATAA
- a CDS encoding CaiB/BaiF CoA transferase family protein: MRPLEDHLIVDFSQFLSGPSASLRLADLGARVIKIEKPITGDICRTLYCSDLIMNEESSIFHTINRNKESFTADLKDAEDLKIIKVLLAKADVVMHNFRPGVMQRIGLSYNDVKTINPNVVYAEISGYGNHPDLIKHPGQDLLLQSLTALTWLTGNKNDGPVAMGLSIVDMLAGAHLAQGILAALYRKTVNNSGALVQVSMLESAIDFQFETITTYFNDGGELPVRTKSNNAHAYLGAPYGIYKTNDGFLALAMGSIPVLADLLKCDALLQFPENTFELRNDIKKVLVKHLKTQNTAYWLAILEPADIWCAKVLNYQELFKEEGFKVLDFIQRVTMGDGYSYETTRCPIKIDGELLTSSKGSPKLGEHNKKILEELINI; this comes from the coding sequence ATGCGACCATTAGAAGATCATTTAATAGTAGATTTTAGTCAGTTTTTATCTGGCCCATCCGCTAGTTTACGATTGGCAGATTTAGGTGCGCGCGTTATTAAAATTGAAAAACCTATCACGGGAGATATTTGCCGTACCCTATATTGTTCCGATTTAATAATGAATGAAGAATCATCAATTTTTCATACCATAAATAGAAATAAAGAATCGTTTACAGCCGATCTAAAAGATGCAGAAGACCTAAAAATAATAAAAGTATTATTAGCAAAAGCAGATGTTGTGATGCATAATTTTAGACCAGGTGTTATGCAACGTATAGGACTAAGCTACAACGATGTTAAAACTATTAATCCCAATGTTGTTTATGCAGAAATATCTGGCTATGGTAATCATCCCGATTTAATTAAACATCCTGGACAAGATTTATTATTGCAATCCTTAACCGCTTTAACTTGGTTAACAGGAAATAAAAATGATGGTCCTGTTGCTATGGGATTATCTATTGTAGATATGTTAGCAGGCGCACATTTAGCACAGGGTATTTTAGCAGCACTTTACAGAAAAACAGTTAATAATTCAGGAGCATTAGTTCAGGTAAGTATGTTAGAATCGGCAATCGATTTTCAATTTGAAACCATTACAACCTATTTTAACGATGGTGGCGAACTTCCTGTTAGAACAAAAAGCAATAATGCCCATGCATATTTAGGAGCGCCTTATGGCATATATAAAACAAATGATGGATTTTTAGCATTAGCCATGGGATCTATTCCTGTTTTAGCAGACCTTTTAAAATGTGATGCATTATTACAGTTTCCTGAAAATACGTTTGAATTACGAAACGACATAAAAAAAGTATTAGTCAAACATCTTAAAACACAAAATACAGCCTATTGGTTGGCTATTTTAGAACCTGCTGATATTTGGTGCGCAAAGGTGTTAAACTATCAAGAACTTTTTAAAGAAGAAGGTTTTAAAGTCTTAGATTTTATTCAAAGAGTGACTATGGGAGATGGTTATTCATACGAAACAACCCGATGCCCCATAAAAATTGATGGCGAATTATTAACATCAAGTAAAGGTTCTCCAAAACTAGGGGAACACAATAAAAAAATATTAGAAGAATTAATCAATATCTAA
- a CDS encoding CaiB/BaiF CoA transferase family protein, giving the protein MKPLEGLLVLEFSQFLAGPSAGLKLADLGARVIKIERPVKGEACRQLSIKDLFVDDSSLLFHTINRNKESFAANLKNSTDLENVKKLIAKADIMTHNFRPGVMEKIGLTFEDVLTINPKIIYGTITGYGNTGPWAKKPGQDLLVQSLSGLTWLSGKSSQGPVPFGLAVADLMCGNHFVQGILAALLKRIKTGKGVLVEVSLLESVLDVQFEALTIFLNNGGQLADRGNVKGSAHAFLSAPYGIYETNNGYIALAMGDLMQLGDILDVDLSAYSDKKTWFTGRAAIRKILRKRITTKSSEHWIDILRKNGIWCEKVLNYNDLNNQAFMNDLQLKQTVKNSEGKDMITTRLPIQFDGGILTSTKAAPMVGEGNETIHKQFLNN; this is encoded by the coding sequence GTGAAGCCATTAGAAGGTTTATTGGTATTAGAGTTCTCTCAGTTTTTAGCAGGACCTTCAGCAGGTTTAAAACTTGCCGATTTGGGAGCGCGTGTCATTAAAATTGAACGCCCTGTAAAAGGAGAAGCTTGCAGACAATTAAGTATTAAAGATTTGTTTGTTGACGATAGTAGTTTACTATTTCATACCATCAACAGAAATAAAGAATCTTTTGCAGCCAATCTTAAAAACTCAACAGATTTAGAAAATGTAAAAAAGTTAATCGCCAAAGCCGATATTATGACACATAATTTCAGACCAGGAGTTATGGAGAAAATTGGATTGACTTTTGAAGATGTTTTAACTATCAATCCTAAAATAATTTACGGCACAATTACGGGTTATGGGAATACAGGTCCATGGGCAAAAAAACCAGGTCAAGATTTATTAGTGCAATCGCTTTCTGGTTTAACTTGGTTAAGCGGAAAAAGCAGTCAAGGTCCTGTGCCTTTTGGTTTAGCTGTGGCCGATTTAATGTGCGGGAATCATTTTGTGCAAGGCATTTTAGCAGCATTGCTTAAGCGCATTAAAACAGGAAAAGGTGTTTTAGTTGAGGTGAGTTTATTGGAATCTGTTTTAGATGTCCAGTTTGAAGCGCTCACCATATTTTTAAATAATGGCGGACAATTAGCCGATAGAGGAAACGTAAAAGGCAGTGCACATGCTTTCTTAAGTGCCCCCTATGGTATATACGAAACCAACAATGGTTATATAGCTTTAGCCATGGGAGATTTAATGCAGTTGGGTGATATCCTTGATGTTGATTTAAGTGCCTATTCAGATAAAAAAACATGGTTTACAGGTCGAGCAGCCATTCGGAAAATACTTAGAAAGCGAATAACCACTAAAAGTTCAGAACACTGGATTGACATATTACGAAAAAACGGCATATGGTGCGAAAAAGTATTGAATTATAATGATTTGAATAACCAAGCTTTTATGAACGATTTACAATTAAAACAAACTGTAAAAAATTCTGAAGGAAAAGACATGATAACCACAAGACTACCCATACAATTTGATGGCGGTATTTTAACCAGCACAAAAGCGGCACCTATGGTTGGAGAGGGTAATGAAACTATTCATAAACAATTTTTAAATAATTAA
- a CDS encoding extracellular solute-binding protein — MIHLKGIAWNHTRGFTSVVATAQRFEELNPEVRITWEKRSLQAFADASLSDLVSNYDLLIMDNPHVSIAAKDQLLLPFDDYLSADFIKELANNSVGKSHASYNVFNKQWTLATDAATPIATWREDLVSKYNIQIPKIWQELLELTKTGKVAFASIPIDTLMHHYMFCIALGARVFKSKIEVAPRHIMIEAIKMYKELVDLTPSFCLEMNPIKIYECMAQTDDIIYSPFNYGYSNYSKKNYADQVLKAGALVTFNGKRLRSTLGGAGIAVSSKTKYAEIAMNYSQFTASEKTQSGLYFEFGGQPGHRKSWLNDEVNNQCKNFFKDTLQTLDEATMRPQYYGYMHFQDEASLVIHEAVSGKVSIEAAVDKMNDIYKESLTH; from the coding sequence ATGATACATTTAAAAGGAATAGCATGGAATCATACGCGTGGCTTTACATCTGTTGTAGCAACTGCTCAACGATTTGAAGAACTTAATCCCGAAGTTAGGATTACTTGGGAAAAGCGTTCTTTGCAAGCTTTTGCAGATGCTTCTTTAAGCGATTTGGTAAGTAATTACGATTTGCTAATCATGGATAATCCGCATGTTTCAATCGCTGCAAAAGATCAACTATTATTGCCTTTTGATGATTATTTGAGTGCCGATTTTATTAAAGAATTAGCAAATAATAGTGTGGGTAAATCGCACGCTAGTTACAATGTTTTTAATAAACAATGGACATTAGCTACTGATGCTGCAACACCAATAGCCACTTGGCGAGAAGATTTAGTTAGCAAATACAATATTCAAATTCCAAAAATATGGCAAGAACTTTTGGAGTTAACAAAAACAGGAAAAGTGGCTTTTGCATCTATTCCTATTGATACTTTAATGCATCATTATATGTTTTGCATAGCTCTAGGAGCTCGTGTTTTTAAAAGTAAAATAGAAGTAGCTCCGCGACATATTATGATAGAAGCAATTAAAATGTATAAAGAATTGGTCGATTTAACGCCTTCATTTTGTTTAGAAATGAATCCGATAAAAATTTATGAATGCATGGCCCAAACCGATGATATTATCTATAGTCCATTTAATTACGGATACTCAAATTATTCTAAAAAGAATTATGCAGACCAGGTTTTAAAAGCTGGTGCTTTAGTAACGTTTAATGGAAAAAGATTGCGTTCTACTTTGGGAGGTGCAGGTATTGCAGTGTCATCCAAGACTAAGTATGCAGAAATTGCTATGAATTATTCCCAATTTACTGCTTCAGAAAAAACACAATCTGGTTTGTATTTTGAGTTTGGTGGACAACCAGGACATAGAAAATCTTGGTTAAACGATGAAGTTAATAATCAATGTAAAAACTTTTTTAAAGATACTTTACAAACATTAGATGAAGCAACTATGCGTCCACAATATTATGGTTACATGCATTTTCAAGATGAAGCAAGTCTTGTTATTCATGAAGCTGTCTCAGGCAAAGTTTCTATTGAAGCAGCTGTAGACAAAATGAATGACATTTATAAAGAATCATTAACGCATTAA